One Lacticaseibacillus rhamnosus genomic window carries:
- the dapD gene encoding 2,3,4,5-tetrahydropyridine-2,6-dicarboxylate N-acetyltransferase produces the protein MAQLDTEKIISTIANSKKTTPVKVYLKGKLADLHFPKSVHAFIGKHTGTVIGDWAEIQPVLKTAKLDDYYVEAAGRNTGVPLLDIKTTNARIEPGAIIRDQVLIGDNAVIMMGAIINIGAEIGAGTMIDMGAVLGGRAIVGKHCHIGAGTVLAGVVEPPSAKPVTIGDHVMTGANAVVLEGVTVGEGAVIAAGAVVINDVPAHTVVAGVPAKVIKKVNDQTEAKTVLLDELRKL, from the coding sequence ATGGCACAACTCGATACCGAAAAAATCATTTCAACCATCGCAAACAGCAAGAAAACCACGCCAGTCAAAGTGTATCTCAAAGGGAAATTAGCCGACTTGCATTTCCCTAAAAGTGTTCATGCATTTATTGGCAAACACACGGGCACTGTCATCGGTGACTGGGCAGAGATTCAGCCCGTTTTAAAAACCGCTAAACTGGATGATTACTATGTCGAGGCTGCCGGTCGTAACACCGGGGTGCCATTATTGGACATCAAAACAACCAATGCCCGTATCGAGCCTGGTGCGATCATTCGCGATCAGGTGCTGATTGGTGACAATGCGGTGATCATGATGGGCGCGATTATTAACATCGGCGCGGAAATCGGTGCCGGAACCATGATTGACATGGGGGCCGTGCTTGGCGGCCGCGCCATTGTCGGCAAACATTGCCATATCGGCGCGGGCACAGTGCTTGCTGGCGTGGTGGAACCACCGTCAGCTAAGCCAGTGACAATCGGTGATCACGTGATGACCGGTGCCAATGCCGTTGTGCTTGAAGGCGTGACCGTGGGCGAAGGGGCTGTCATTGCTGCGGGCGCTGTTGTCATTAATGACGTTCCTGCCCATACAGTCGTCGCCGGTGTCCCAGCCAAGGTGATTAAAAAAGTCAACGATCAAACGGAAGCTAAGACGGTGCTGCTTGATGAACTCAGAAAGTTGTGA
- the lysA gene encoding diaminopimelate decarboxylase, with the protein MNFATNHEGQLTIGGVVASQLVHTFQTPLYVYDVGAIRHQIRAFKQVFETAGVAYAVSYASKAFATIAMYEVAKAEAIHVDVVSGGELYTAQAAGFPMDKVSFHGNNKSKAELEQALDAGVGTIIVDNFHELDLLDELLKAAVGKQNVLIRVAPGISAHTHAYDQTGQTDSKFGFDLESGQADEAAKRILADDHLNLLGIHAHIGSQIFEVAGFEAVTQKLLAVLDHWHQQFGFIPKVLNVGGGFGIAYTKQDDPLPPEAFVQAIVTTLKTQSHGFNWPLPAVWIEPGRSIVGPAGYSLYTVGSRKDVPGLRPYVAVDGGMGDNIRPALYQAQYTAVVADHPTAQPTERVHLVGKYCESGDILIDDAPLPATHPGDVVAVFDTGAYGYSMASNYNRNPRPAVVFVENGQAQLVVTRETYADLIQHDQHYTAPSQSAPTSTATTVAKK; encoded by the coding sequence ATGAATTTTGCCACAAATCACGAAGGTCAATTAACGATTGGCGGGGTTGTTGCCAGTCAACTTGTCCACACTTTTCAAACGCCGCTTTATGTTTATGACGTTGGCGCCATTCGCCATCAGATTCGGGCGTTCAAGCAGGTTTTTGAAACTGCGGGGGTTGCATACGCCGTTAGTTACGCTTCCAAGGCGTTTGCTACCATCGCGATGTACGAGGTCGCCAAAGCCGAAGCCATTCATGTCGATGTTGTTTCCGGTGGCGAGTTATACACGGCTCAAGCAGCGGGCTTCCCTATGGACAAAGTCAGTTTCCACGGTAACAACAAAAGCAAAGCCGAACTGGAACAAGCTTTAGACGCCGGGGTTGGCACGATCATCGTTGATAATTTTCACGAGTTGGACCTGCTTGACGAGTTGCTAAAGGCGGCCGTGGGCAAGCAAAACGTCTTGATCCGGGTGGCACCGGGGATTAGTGCTCATACACACGCTTATGATCAAACCGGCCAAACCGATAGTAAATTTGGCTTTGATCTTGAAAGCGGGCAAGCCGATGAAGCAGCCAAGCGTATTCTGGCGGATGATCATCTTAATTTGCTGGGTATTCACGCCCACATTGGCTCCCAGATTTTTGAAGTCGCCGGGTTTGAAGCCGTCACCCAAAAGCTGCTGGCAGTCCTTGATCATTGGCACCAGCAATTCGGCTTTATTCCTAAAGTCCTCAATGTCGGCGGCGGCTTTGGGATTGCGTATACCAAGCAGGATGATCCGCTACCACCAGAAGCTTTCGTGCAGGCGATTGTGACCACCTTGAAAACCCAAAGCCACGGTTTTAACTGGCCATTGCCTGCCGTTTGGATTGAGCCGGGCCGCTCGATTGTCGGTCCTGCCGGCTACAGTCTGTACACGGTCGGCAGCCGCAAAGATGTCCCGGGCTTGCGGCCTTACGTTGCGGTTGATGGCGGCATGGGCGACAATATCCGCCCTGCCCTTTATCAGGCTCAATACACTGCTGTGGTTGCGGATCACCCGACTGCCCAGCCCACAGAACGTGTCCATTTAGTCGGAAAGTATTGCGAATCCGGCGACATTTTGATTGATGATGCCCCGCTGCCGGCCACACACCCAGGCGATGTGGTTGCCGTGTTCGACACTGGCGCATATGGCTACTCGATGGCGTCCAACTACAATCGCAACCCGCGTCCAGCCGTTGTTTTTGTCGAAAATGGCCAAGCACAGCTAGTGGTCACGCGTGAAACTTACGCCGATTTAATTCAACACGATCAGCACTACACCGCCCCAAGTCAATCAGCGCCGACATCAACCGCCACTACTGTCGCAAAAAAATAG